AGAAGTGAGAGAACAATAACTTTACATTAGTGCTAAAGATGTTATTCACGGGCATTCGCACTCCTTCTTTATAGATCGCACAAGCATTACAGAGCGGAAACCACCCTTGGGCGACATCTTTTCTCAGAACATGCTGGCACTGGTGACGTTGGCGACTCTAGCGAGCACGGTGGTCGTCGTTTACGCGCCAATGTACATTGAGCGACACTTCGAAGCTTGCCACAGCCCCAAATGCATGAACCTGAACACGGACCTGCGGCTCATGATGGACAGCGAAGCCGATCCCTGCCAAGACTTTTTCCACTACGCATGCGCGAACTTCAAATCCATCTACCCGAAGTCCACGAGCTACATGGAGGCCTTCACGAAGCGCGTCAAGCGCTCATTTCGCGAAATGATAAACCAATTCGTCATCGAGTCTCCAGTTGCCATACAACACTATCCGCTGGAGTCCTATCGCAAGTGCATCGATGATTATGTTAGTGAGTCATACTACCTAGGTACTATAGTTAATAACGATAATGAGCTTGCGAAAATGTGGTTTTCTATAGGAGACCGAAACATTATGGACGGGATGTTGGAATTTCTGATGGGGCTCTCGCTTGACCGCGGAACGCCCGTCTTCATCGGCACCGGCGTAGTGCGCAATTCATACACGAAACATCGAAACTTGCTTCGTATAAAATTGGAGAGGGTGAAGCCGCCACCAACAAGGAGAATCGTGCAGGATATCATCCAGCGCTTGTCCCGCACATCCTCGTGGGATAAGGCCCTGAAGCTGTCGAAGGCCATTGTTGCCACCATGGAGGGGgtggcgaaagcactccgacatCCTAGTCTCCACGAAAAATTGCCGCAGGTTTTGGACTACTACGAAGGAAGCCAGATTCTTCACGTTCGATATTACCGCTTCGCAGAAATCATGAAAAGGTTTCCTCGTGATGAGAATGAATGGATGCGTTATTTCTTCACAACAGATGCACTGGCTCTCCGGGAACTGACAAGGTACCTCCGCGATGTGGATCCGGACACGTTCTCTTATACCGTGCGCTTCATCATTGCGGAAAGCCTGCTGACCACGGCATCGTACGCCTTCGTCGATATCTACGACATGCCTCCTGTACCAGCGTCCCGGTCTCGCATGGTAGGGTGCGCCAACCTCTCCTTGATGCTGCTTCCCACCATGACAGAGTACCATTTCTTCCAGGAGTGGCTGGGACAAGACAAACCCACTCCTCCACCAAAATTGTTCGACCTGCTACCGGAGAAGTTTATTCTTGTCGACCCCTTTTCCACAATGCGagaacgaacaaaagaaaacCTTGTGGGCACACTCCGCAACGTCACCGTCGTCCCGGGCCACGATGTTGGCTATAATTCAATGGAGGACATAAGTAACATCACCGCATTCAAGGGCCTTGGCATCGACTTCACCAGCTGGGTGCTTCACGCGCTCAAGTCGAAGGCACAGTTCCGAGCCAACCTACTGATCAGCGCGCAGGAGAAGCTTCCGGCCAACGACCACATCTTGGACCTCAACCCCGGCGCAACCTACGACGCTTCCGAAGACGTGCTGCGCGTGCTTCCCAGCCTCCTGCTTCCGCCATTCGACGTACCAGCCAAGCCTTCCGCCTTCACTTTCGGTCACCTGGGCTCGTACGTGGCCGAAGCGCTTGCGCAGGCCGCGCTGCCCGAGAGCCTATCGGGCCGTCTGTCTAGAATGGAATACCCTACTCAGGCCGACCGCGATGCATTTCTCGAGGAACTGGACTGCATTGGCGGCGAGCGAACTCGTACAGATAAGGTCCTGCTCAACTTTGAAACATCGCTGAGCCTTCTGACCAGCGTTATTGGCGTCAAGGTCGCCCACAAGTGAGTCTCTCCCGTTTCATACTAAGAAATTTTGGACACTGCCCCTGCAGCTAAATGTCGAATTCAACCGCAATGCACCAGCGTTACTCAATAAGCAGCATTGCTAAAATTGACATTTCGAAATGTCATTTGAATTTCAAGAACTTTCAATTAACAACGTCGAGAGCCTAGCTCCTTCTAATAACACAGCTGCTTAAGCACTGTACAAAGTAAAGTTATGAACAAATGCCTAAATATACATGTCATTAGGCGGACGTACCCTTCATGTTAATAACATGCGTATTTAGGCACTTGATTATACGTTTGCTGCTGCATTGTAGCCGTGTTTGAATAATGACCAAATTTCTGCTGTAATGCTGAAAAGAAGGTAGATCCGCATATTAATAAAACGGTGCACCCTCTCGATGTTGCTCAGTGAAGGTTGTTGGAATTAGGGCTGCATCTAGGGAGCACAAATTTTAGAAAGCGTTGCCCACTCAATTACACTGTTGCCCTCCATGAAGTTGGAATGACAACCAAAGGCAATGTTTTGATCAATGACAGGTTTTGATCTAACAATCAAAACCTGTCAAAGAGGCTGTCTGTTCATGCTGCcaagtagacatcagaacaaaacAGAGAAATTGTGACAGAACCCATTTCGTAATGACTATACGGCAATACAAGAGATTTAATCAATATAGTGACATAACATATTGCCACCGCCGAAAGTATGTATGTATGAGGAATGTGCTGAAGcgaggctcctctctcgcgcttcgctaagaacactcggcgccatctggTGCCGCCGCTCTGAAGCCTGCACGGaccctccgaaatgcatggcgcgacggtgcatgcgaacgctgagaaacgcgccaTGCTGCAACGTGGCTCCTCTCTTGTGCTTCTCTtatagggtgcctcgataccAAGCTTCTCTGTACAGGGTGGCGGCACGTGAACTTGCGTCACCATAGCGTGTCAGAACACGTAAAAGCGCGATATGACTGCAAGCGGGAATTTATATTCTTCGCTGCCTGACAGAGCAAGAAATTTCTACTTTTTTGCAGTTCGAACGCTTGCGTGCATTACAATATTTCGATGTCACGTTAAAAAGTGATGCGTAACGCCTACAGTAAAATGCTGGGAGGTTTAGAACCGAGCATATAACTAGTCATTTTTGCCGCGCTTTCGCTTACGCTCACATATCTGTTTCAAAAATAGCGTGGGCGCATGTGGCGTACACTTAACGTTGTCCTTGAATATGACTGACGCAAATTTGGCTACAACTATACTGGAGGGAAGCCATGAAATAAGTAAACGACAAAACTAGATGGATAAATAGGACAGTGTTGCCAATAACTGAAAGTACTGTGGTTATCGAGGTACAAACATGAGTGTGAAAGCTGATGATAATAATGAGCATGTGGTCGAAAAAGTCTTACATTAGCAAAGTGTCCAAAACAAAGCTCGAGGACGCGGTTTTGAACAGGGCCGCGGCTGCCGAAATTTAATGAGGGCAAGTTGTAAAAACGCTCATgtgcgtagatttaggtgcacgttaagaagcCCAGCTGATCAAAATAATTTTGAAGTACCCGACAGCGTTcaataatcagatcgtggatttGGCTCGTAAATACAAAGAATTAATAGTTTTTCTAAGTGAAAAGCAAAGTAAAGGGACGCTATCTCAGTCGTACGACCtttacaatgaatgaatgaataccgTCGATGCAGACAACTAGCCTAAGCATAAGTTTGGCTTGTGAATATTTCTCGCCTGTGGTATAAGTACATCTGTCTTACGTTCTTTTATGCCACAACCTATAGGTGAGTACAGCAATGTGAGAAAGAGGAGCATATAGTGACATATCTTACCATACGAAAAGAAAGATTTACTGCCAAAAGATATTGTGGTCACTCGAGTAACACACCAGGTTGACAGCGCCGAAATAACTGAGATGTGGTTCAAGGCAGCTCACCAACACATTCAGCTGCCTGACTGAAACCACACGAAGCCACGCACATAAATTTGATATCATTGACAaagcaaggtaatgttgtgtGTCTCTTGGAAACGTCAAAACCGTGCGACCAAAGATTACGCCTGCGGCGGTTTAACTTCCATATTCCACTTCCCTCGTTACACCTCATTGGTACAATCAGTGCAAGTGTAAATGTTTACGCGCATCCGGACAAAACTCATCATCAACATTTTCGTAACATTTGGACGATCAGTGCAAGCGACTGTTGGAAATTACACATTGGGTTCGAGCAGATCTCTAATTGCCTTCGATAAATGACTATGACGGCAAACGCAGAGTGCTTCGGAGAAAATCCTGAAGACCGTTTCCCACGAAGACACCAATATAGGCATAATTGCTTAGTAGAACATGGTTCTTGCAGAATTTTTGCTGCGCTCTTGGTTGCGGCGAAATTAAGTGATAGGTGTACTTTTTTTGCCGTTTACCTGGTCCACGAAGGTGTGCCGCAAACTGGCATGACGGAGTGCCTTCTGCTACCAAACCGTCGCACATTTTACATCTTGCGTCGCGAGCCCGGAACGCAAACTTGGCAAACACGTCCGCGGCACCGTGTAGATTACAAACACCACGCAAGACGACAGCGGCGCAATGACTAATGCAGGCACATGTACGGCCGCCTCAGCAGCTTCTACATAGCGGTAGTGCGGCGCGCGCCTGCTCAAAAGCCGTCACCACCCTGCACGGCGGCCGGGGGCGCTAAGCTCGAGTTACCCAGCTTcttgtttggattttgtggcgaatggacgtgcttttcggggctccgtggggagacgaaatcataagtttttgtgcatgctttgagcttgcttctgttttttatttgctggttttatGCCTTGAAATAGTatttgggtggttttctttttctttccttttttgtctcgtatttcgagtgcgcgggtgtgcttcgtgtacatttgttttgcaggatggttagagcgtcctttcgtgccacgtgctccaacacgtgcagccgggtgggacgttgactgtttgcagtctttaaatggtagcttggaagtggcaagacaaatagctattagtggttttactgtgcgtgttttggtagaaaagtgagagtcGGGCCACGTGGTTCAGCGCGTtagagagcgtgtcataccttcggcctccgcggcattgattgtttttgaaacagtggtgagagttgctttgcggcattttgaggacttggatcctgtgcgtatcagtatttgctaaaaggcacgtgctctgcattgatatagtattattgTATTTGCATCATTAGTAGCATTATtacagtattatagtatttgtaaaaagccgtgcaatacaaggcgagaaagccggtaaaccAGGCAGtacgcggggggtccctcaaggaaGATGAGGAGACTGATGAGAATGGTGAGGGCGTTGAATGAACCGGCCCACAATGtcatgtcgatactaggctgcagaaaatggaggctttccaggaagagcttctcaaacaggtgcaagagcttaaaaatgagctaaacagggagcgtgatgcacggaaggtagtcgaaaagagacttgaagcagccgaggaaaacctgaacagggccgccattgtgaccgagaatgtgcgtgacaatggaacgcagacccctgACGTGACAGGCGAGGGAGTGTGAGCGAAGTACGTGGAACGcatgcagggtgatgaagggttagctggaaagagcggcacctaccttcagGCCGCCACGCGGAATAAGCatgagcccaggggacaatgccccttgtcgagtccgaatcacaaggtaaaggacaaagggaagcagggagaggtaggagagagtgaaagggtgataatcgctggcgactcaaacttggctgggtgctcaaaagcaatcgtggagagggtgaaaggcgacaaaagagggGTTGTAGTGAGATTTCCAGGGCGGACAttgggtttatttatttatttatttgtgataccctcaaggtacataattgtacattgcagaggggaggggcgagaatacattcgaagagggaaaaatgcaggattagttcaaggaatttccaacgaacaaaagcaatatgaaaaaaagtAGTAATACATTCATAACAAATATCAGAGGCTTACATAACATGAtaatacacaaataatacactttagcaagcagacaatgttcacgaataagcACATAATGATGCCATTTGctaccatacattattttatgttgattagtgcattcttaaaacgagtggggtcactgatgcttactaatgatgttggtagattattccagtcgactgaagtcctaggaaggaatgattgtgagcacgcgacggtgttatgacggggtacgttaactttatgtaagtggtcacgacgagccgaataataaggcgcaggttggatccaaagagggcgaagagatgcgttgtggtagtagatattatgaaaaagggaaatgcgtgattcttttctgcgaagagataataatggaatttgaagggttctcttcattaatgtaacactagcagtgcgatggtagttagctaagatgaaacgaaccGAGTGATTTTGCACCGATTTAATTTCGTTAATTAGtgtgatctgatgaggatcccaaacggatgaggcatattctaattgggggcggacgtatgtcgtgtacaaaagccgttttaatgaaactggcgcaagcgaaaaatttctcttcaaatatcctaaggagcggttagttttagatattacatactgtacatgctgcttccaagaaagatcgctagttatatgaatgccaagataacggtagcatgtaacggattgaagggggcagtcattaagggcgtaggtagggcaagttgtgttagaacgagaaatccgcatagatttgcatttattaatgttgagttccatgcaccaagtgaggcaccagttagatatgttatttaaatcggattgaagggtagctatatcagatgcattagtcactttacgatatataacgcagtcgtcagctaataaacaaatttgtgaggaaatgttatcaggtaaatcgttaatatatattaaaaataaaagaggaccaagaacagacccttgtggaacacctgattcaactggagccgcgtgagatgtggagtcattagttacaacaaattgggaacgagaagaaaggaacgaTTGGATCCAGCTTAGTACTCCCGGCTCAATGTTGagtgcgcttagtttgtgtagtagcagtacatgtttcactttgtcaaaagctttagaaaaatccaaaaatatgcaatcagtcaaaaaaccgctatcaagatatacatgtaagtcatcagtgaaagttaccagctgggtctcacaagaaaaaaatttgcgaaagccatgttgactgttagagaaaaaattattttcttcaagaaagttgacGAGGTTAGAAAATATGatatgctccataattttgcatggtactgaggtaatcgatatgggcctgtagttaaaaggatcttgagtttcgccagatttgtggataggaataatctttgctgttttccagtcatgaggcaaGGATGAGGACAGGTACGATTGTGAAAAAATGCTCTCTAAGATGATAGAGGAATACTCACTAGtatttttttagaaatttcgTCGTGATTTCGTCTATTCCACAAGAAGACGTAAGTTTAAGagtgtctattatttttttttatgccagtaGAGTTAAAAATTACAGGATCCAtaggaaaaaaattgcagcatggTAGCCTAGGAAGGTCGTTATCATGTGCTGAAGGAGTGAAAGCTTTTATAAATACATTATTTAAAATCGTAGCGCAGTGCTGCCGAGGTATAGGCTCACCGGAAGACGTGCTAAGTGATATGATTTTCGATGCACTAGGCCTTACTACATTCCAGAAGCTCCTTGGATTATTGATGAGCATGTTCGGAAGGgtattattgaaaaaagaaaattttgtgttCTTTATCGCAGATGAGTAGGCTGAGGCAGCTTCTTTGTAAGCAGACCATTTAGCCTGGCTTTCCGTCCGCGTAGCGGTgcgaaaaagacgtttttttctgttagataggcgttTCAAAGATTTAGTATACCATGAAGCATTGTTATTCGAAAAAACGCGCCTCTTCGGAATAAACTTGTTAACAAGATCgtgaattttttctttgaatatattcCAGTTAGTATCCAGTGAGCGCTCAGAAACTTTAGGCAGGTAATTATCAAGGAAAAGAGCAAGTTCGTTGTTGATAGCGGTGAAGTTGCCGTTTTTATAATCACGAATGGTTTTAATACTGTTTTGGGACGGTAGGATTGCCAAGCTCATGAAAAAATGCAAGACGTCGTGATCACTCAAGCCGGGTGAGTGTGTAACGTTATATATGATATCTGTTGATGATGTTAAAGCAAGATCTAAAAGAGATGATGTGGTGTTCGTTACACGTGTAGGGGAAGTAACTACCTGAACCAGGTTGAAATCAGCACATATCTCTACAAAATGCTTTGATTCAACGGAAGTTGTATTTAGTAAAGGACACGTGCTTGACCAGGAAATATTCGGGAAGTTAAAATCGCCCATGAGTAATATTGCCGTTCCGGGGAAGCGAACACTAATCTGGCACAAGCAATCGTACATGCTATCGCAAAAAGTAGGGGCTGATGATGGTGGTCGGTAACAAACACCGATCACACCTTTTTTGAAATTTACAGAAATGCAGCACCATACACATTCAATGTTACATGATATGGCTACAGGGAAACAGTCAAAGCATTCATTAACAGCAATTAAGACACCACCGCCTAGTGTGTTAGCGCGATCAGTACGGTAAATATTATACTTTTTATTACAGTAGAATAACTCAGAGTTTGTTACTTTACTCGTCAACCCCGTTTCGGTTAATGCAATTATGCCTGCATCACAATCATTTATTAGGCTACAGAGATAATCTTTTTTAGGTAAGAAGCTACGAATATTAGTAAAAAGAACCGGTAGTTTTGATATTATAGGATCGAGGTCCCTACCCCTCGTGTTATCCTATGGGCGCGCCGTTAGAACATTGCGGTCTGATCTTAAGGATAGAACAGACGCCATGGCATCATCTGAGGTGCTACTTAACGGCTTCAATTCACAGACCTTTTGCTCAGTGGCGTCGTATACATAGCATTTCTTACCAATTAGtagcttcatcatcagcctagttacgcccactgcagggcaaaggcctctcccatacttctccaactaccccggtcatgtactaattgtggccatgttgtccctgcaaacgtcttaatgtcatctgcccacctaactctctgccgccccctgctacgcttcccttctcttggaatccagtccgtagctcttagtgaccatcggttatcttccctcctcattacatgtccggcccatgcccatttctttttcttgatttcaactaagatgtcgtttacccgcgtttgttgcctcacccaatctgctcttttcttatcccttaacgttacacccatcattcttctttccatagctcgttgcgtcgttctcaatttcagcagaacccttttcgtaagcctccaggtttctgccccatatgtgagtactggtaacacacagctgttgtacactttccttttgagggatagtggcaacctactgttcatgatttgagaatgcctgccaaacgcaccccaacccattcttattcttctggttatttcagtctcatgatccggatccgtggtcactacctgccctaagtagatgtattcccttaccacttccagtgtttcgctacctatcgtaaactgctgttctcttccgagactgttaaacagtactttagttttctgcagattaattttcagacccacccttctgctttgcctctccaggtcagtgagcatgcattgcaattggtctcctgagttactaagcaaggcaatatcatcagcgaatcgcaagttgctaaggtattctccatcgacttttatccccaattcttcccactccaggcctctgaatacctcctgtaaacatgctgtgaatagcattggagatatcgtatctccctgtctgacgcctttctttatagggattttgttgctttctttgtggaggactacggtggctgtggag
The nucleotide sequence above comes from Dermacentor andersoni chromosome 10, qqDerAnde1_hic_scaffold, whole genome shotgun sequence. Encoded proteins:
- the LOC126543482 gene encoding neprilysin-11-like translates to MLALVTLATLASTVVVVYAPMYIERHFEACHSPKCMNLNTDLRLMMDSEADPCQDFFHYACANFKSIYPKSTSYMEAFTKRVKRSFREMINQFVIESPVAIQHYPLESYRKCIDDYVSESYYLGTIVNNDNELAKMWFSIGDRNIMDGMLEFLMGLSLDRGTPVFIGTGVVRNSYTKHRNLLRIKLERVKPPPTRRIVQDIIQRLSRTSSWDKALKLSKAIVATMEGVAKALRHPSLHEKLPQVLDYYEGSQILHVRYYRFAEIMKRFPRDENEWMRYFFTTDALALRELTRYLRDVDPDTFSYTVRFIIAESLLTTASYAFVDIYDMPPVPASRSRMVGCANLSLMLLPTMTEYHFFQEWLGQDKPTPPPKLFDLLPEKFILVDPFSTMRERTKENLVGTLRNVTVVPGHDVGYNSMEDISNITAFKGLGIDFTSWVLHALKSKAQFRANLLISAQEKLPANDHILDLNPGATYDASEDVLRVLPSLLLPPFDVPAKPSAFTFGHLGSYVAEALAQAALPESLSGRLSRMEYPTQADRDAFLEELDCIGGERTRTDKVLLNFETSLSLLTSVIGVKVAHKAWEDWKDRGTAEFVPYVKTDEQAFFIGFCLRHCGVANDSDLESPHENSSLPRSELCNLPLRHTLEFANAFSCNINSSMAPENKCA